DNA from Candidatus Zixiibacteriota bacterium:
CTCGGCGAGCCGGATGTTCGAGAGTATGTGCGCGCAACATTCGTACCGCTGGTGAGGGAAAAGACCGTTACAACGGAGACACGTTCCAAAGCAGAAGATCCGGGCTCCCTGTTTGATTGGAAGCCATTCCAAGTGACTGCATCCGAAAGTCGGCCAGTCTTGGTGGCACAGCGCACTCCGTTCAATCTGGTGCCCTGTAATAGGTCTCTAGAGCAGGGATTTGTGCGGTTTGCCGACACCGCCTCAGATGTCGTGGCATTCGCGAAGAACGCCGGACCGCAGTGCCTTCGGATCGACTACTTGACCTTTGGTTCACGTTTGGCCTTTTACACGCCGGACTTCTTCGTTAAGACTAAGTCGGGCGACTATCTGCTCGTTGAGACGAAGGGCAGAAAGGACGCCGATGTTCCCCTCAAGGCGCGCGCAGCGGTGGCCTGGTGCGAGTCTGCCTCGAATGGTCAGAAGTGGAAGTATCTATACGTGCCTCAAGCGGAGTTTGAGCGTGCGGAAACGGACCAAATAGAGCAACTCGCACGAGCCTGCAACCCTTCGCTCCGCGAACTCATCGATGATGCGACGAAGGCCCAAACCCAGTTGGCGCTCTACACGTCGGAGACAACGGATATTGATGCGACTATCTCGGAGTTTCTGCCTGTCGTAGTCTTCCAGAAGTTGCCGGAACGCTTTCAGAGGGCCGTCGAGCAGTCGGTCACACTGTATCGTTTCCTGCAGAACAAGAAAGGACAGAACTTCGCGCCTGCTTTCCAGCCGTTGCTTGGATCGATCGATGAGGCTGCGAAAAGCCTAATTATGCGGCGGCTGCTCGACCTTGTTCCCACCAAGCCGGTACAGCAAGATGATTACTTCGCACCACATCTTGGGAACCTCCCCGCGAAGAAGAAGTCGCAATTACTCGTGGGTGCGCGCAATCTCAAGAAGACCCTGGTGTTCCGAAACGGCCTTTGGCCGATGGGGCTGCTGGCTTTCTGTCTGGACTTCGGCCTCAATGGGGAGGCCGGTCTCGGTGGAATATTCAACGGTCTGAAGGATCGGTTTGGCAAAGCAGGTGACGACAAGCTCTACGAGATGGTGGAACGAATCAACCAGTTCCGAAATGCCTACGTGGCGCATGCGGAAAAGGCGCTCACGAAGCCGGATGAGGCACAGTCGGGGTTGAGGTACTGGATTGCGGGGATGTGCAAGTTGAGCGTGGGATAGGCCATCGGTTAATTAGCGATCTGGACGATACCATGTCAGTGTATGATGAAATCGGCGATCTG
Protein-coding regions in this window:
- a CDS encoding restriction endonuclease subunit R, which produces ELELICRLRGTHSVLAPLLQQFFEGVLFEKRINIFDPAIVPRLGEPDVREYVRATFVPLVREKTVTTETRSKAEDPGSLFDWKPFQVTASESRPVLVAQRTPFNLVPCNRSLEQGFVRFADTASDVVAFAKNAGPQCLRIDYLTFGSRLAFYTPDFFVKTKSGDYLLVETKGRKDADVPLKARAAVAWCESASNGQKWKYLYVPQAEFERAETDQIEQLARACNPSLRELIDDATKAQTQLALYTSETTDIDATISEFLPVVVFQKLPERFQRAVEQSVTLYRFLQNKKGQNFAPAFQPLLGSIDEAAKSLIMRRLLDLVPTKPVQQDDYFAPHLGNLPAKKKSQLLVGARNLKKTLVFRNGLWPMGLLAFCLDFGLNGEAGLGGIFNGLKDRFGKAGDDKLYEMVERINQFRNAYVAHAEKALTKPDEAQSGLRYWIAGMCKLSVG